Genomic window (Luteibacter yeojuensis):
GGCCGTGCCACCACCGGCCGCGTCGATGCCGACCTGGCCCTGGACGTGCTCCACAGCGGCGTGCAAGCGGCCGGCCAGTTCTCGTTGAACGGCGTGGGCTTCGACAGCCCTGGCGGAAAGCTGGCGGGGCAGGGTGTCTCGGGTACCGGCCGTCTGGGCATCGACAGCCAGGCCGACGGCGCGTCCATCGACCTGGATGCCACCTTGCGTGGCGGCGACCTGCTGCTCGGCACGCTTTACGCCGACCTTCCCGATCACGCCGTGCAGCTCTCGCTGGGCGCGCGCACCAAGAAGGGCGAGCTGGCCATCCGGCGTCTCCGCATGACCGACCCCGACGCCCTGCAACTCGAAGGAGAGCTGGGCATATCGGCGAACGGCGATCTTTCCCAGCTGAGGCTCGACCGCTTCAACGCGCGCTTTCCCGCCGCCTACGCCCGCTATGGGAAGGGCCTGCTGCGCGACCTCGGCGTCGACGCGCTGGACGCCCGTGGCGACGTGGCGGGTCATATCGCGCTGGAGGCCGGCAAGCTCAAGGCGTTCTCCCTGCAGACCGGTGGCCTCGATCTCGCCCTGCCTGGCGGACGACTGGGGGTCGACGGCCTCCATGGCGCCATCGACTGGAGCGCCACCGACAACCGGCCGGCGACGCGGCTGGGCTGGCGCGCCCTGCGGGTCTATCGCATTCCCAACGGCGCGGCCGAGGGTTCGTGGCGCAGCACGGGCGGTGTGCTGAAACTGGAGAAGCCATTCGCCATCCCGGTGCTCGACGGCCAGCTTCGCGTGCTGGGCCTGAGCCTGCACCCCGCGGCCGCGAGCGGAGAGCGCCTGCAGACGTCGCTGGCGCTGACCGAGGTCGATATGGGCGCCTTCTGTCGCGCGCTCGGCTGGCCCGAGTTCCAGGGCAAGCTGGGTGGCGCCGTACCGTCGTTGCGTTACGTCGACGACCGGGTGGAGCTTGCCGGCGGCCTTTCGCTCAATGTCTTCGACGGCTTCGTCGACATCACCGGGATGACCCTGGCCCAGCCTTTCGGAGCGGCCCCCGTCCTCACCGGCGACATCGCCTTGCGCCAGCTCGATCTCGCGCTCCTCACCTCGGTGTTCGACTTCGGCAATATCACCGGCCGCCTCCATGGCAGCATCGACGGCCTGCGCCTGGTGGCCTGGACGCCGACGGCGTTCAAGGCCAGCCTCATCGCCGACCAGGGCGGCCGGATCAGCCAGAAGGCGGTCAACAACCTCACCTCGGTGGGCGGAGGCGGGATCGCCGGCGGCCTGCAGGGCACCGTGCTGAAGCTGTTCAAGACCTTCGGCTACAAGCGGATCGGACTGTCCTGCACGCTCAAGGGCGATATCTGCAGCATGGGCGGACTCGGTCCGGCGAAGGACGGCTACGCTATCGTGGAGGGCAGCGGCCTGCCGCACCTCAACGTGATCGGACACCAGCGCGAGGTCGACTGGCCGACGCTGGTACGTCGCCTGAAGGCCGCTACGGAAGGCGACGGTCCGGTCGTTCGCTGAGGCCCCGGGAGGGACGTCCAAGGCGGCGCGCTGGCGCGCGAAGGCCAACGGAGCGATGATGCCCATGGCTCGAATCGGAGGAAGATATGATGCGTAAACTGTTGACATGCACGTTGTTTCTTGTTGCCGCCCTGGCGGGCTGCGTCACGATCAACGTCTACTTCCCCGAAGCGGCGGCGCAAAAAGCCGCCGACCAGTTCATCGGCAACGTGCTCGAGGACAGCGGTGCCGTCCGGCCCGCCGCGGACAAGGACAGCAAGCCGGCCGCGCCCGTTGGCAGGCAGCCTTCGGCGTCGCTGCTCGATCTCGTGATTCCGGCCGCGCATGCCGCCGAGTCTCCGGATATTCGCATCAGCACGCCCGAGACGGACGCCATCCGCGCGCGGATGAAGGCGCGTTTCGGCGGACAGCTGAAGGCGCTCTTCGATAGCGGCGCGGTCGGATTCACCAACGACGGCCTCGTCGCGGTGCGCGACGCCTCGTCCCTGCCGTTGGACCAGCGGTCCCAGGCCGACGCGCTGGTACGGCAGGAAAACGGCGATCGCGACGCGCTCTATCGTGCGGTCGCCAAGGCCAACGGCCATCCGGAGTGGGAATCCCAGATTCGCAAGACCTTCGCCGAGGGTTGGATCCAGCGCGCGCCGTCGGGCTGGTATTATCGCGATGCGTCCGGTGCCTGGAAGCGCAAGTAAGGCACCTCTCCCCACTCGCCAGCCAGCCCGGAGCCTCGGCGTCCGGGCTTTACGTTTTTGAGCGCATGACTGAATTCGAAGCCACCATCACCGACCTCAGCCACGACGGCCGGGGCGTCGCCCGCATCGATAACAAGGCCACCTTCGTCTCCGGCGCGTTGCCGGGCGAGCGCGTGCTGCTGAAGTACCGCAAGCGCCATCGCAACTACGACGATGCCGAGGTGGTCCGGGTGCTCGAACCCTCGGCCGATCGCGTGGAGCCGCTGTGCCGTCATTTCGGCCAGTGCAGCGGCTGCTCGCTCCAGCACCTCGCGCCGGCCGCGCAGATCGCGGCCAAGCAGCGTGTGCTGGCGGAGAACTTCGAGCGCATCGGCAAGGTGACGCCGGAAACCTGGCTGCCGCCCCTGGTCGACCAGCCCTGGGGCTATCGTCGCAAGGGACGCTTTTCGGTCCGTTACGTCGCCAAGAAGGAGCGCGTGCTGGTCGGCTTTCGCGAGGAATCCAACCCGCGCTTCGTGGCCGACATCGATGTGTGCGAGGTCATCCATCCGGCGCTCGGTCCGAAGGTGGGACTTCTCGCCACCCTGATCGGCGGTCTGGACGCCGCGCGCGACATCCCGCAGGTGGAGTTCGCCGCCGGCGACGACACCGTAGCCCTCGTCTTCCGCCATCTGGCCCCGTTGTCCGGGAGCGACCGCGAGGCACTGACGGCCTTCGGCAAGGAGCACGGTCTGGCCATCTACCTGCAGCCCGGCAACCACAGCAGCGTGCATCCGCTCTGGCCGGAAGCGCCGCGCCTGTCCTTCGCGATACCCGCGGAAAACGTGGAACTCGACTTCCTGCCGCTCGACTTCGTGCAGGTGAACGCGGGCATGAACCAGCGGATGCTGGCACGGACGCTGGAGCTGCTGGACCTCAAGCCCACCGATCGCGTGCTCGACCTCTTCTGCGGCCTCGGCAATTTCACCCTTCCCATCGCCCGCCACGCGGCGGACGTGGTCGGCGTGGAGGGCGAGCACGGACTGGTGGAGCGCGCGGCGGCCAACGCCGCCCGGAACGGCGTGGCCCATGCCTCGTTCCGCGTGGCCAACCTTTTCGACGACCAGCGCGACGAACCCTGGGCGAAGCAGTCGTGGGACAAGATCCTGCTCGACCCGCCGCGCGCCGGCGCGGACAAGGTGTTGGAATACCTGCCGCGCAAGGGTACCGACCGGATCGTCTACGTGTCGTGCCATCCGGGATCGCTGGCGCGCGACGCGGGTATCCTGGTCGAGAAGCACGGTTTCCGGCTGGTGTCGGCCGGCGTGATGGACATGTTTCCGCACACCGCGCACGTCGAATCGATCGCGCTGTTCGAACGCGGCTGACGGAGACCGCATGGGCGTCGAAATCGAACGCAAGTTCCTCCTCGCCGATGACGGCTGGCGCGGTCTCGCGGAACGCAGCGAGCGGATCGCGCAGGGCTACCTCGTGGCGGGTGCCGCGATCGAGGCGGGTCATGCGAAGTGTTCCGTCCGGGTCCGGCTTTCCGCCGGCAGGGGCTGGCTCAACATCAAGTCGGCGACCCTCGGCGTGCAGCGCCACGAGTTCGAATACCCCATTCCGCTCGACGACGCGGAGCATCTGCTCCGCGAGCTGTCGGACGGCGTCCTGGAGAAGATTCGTCACCATGTCATGCTCGACGGCGCCCACTTCGAGATCGACGAATTCCTCGGCGACAACGCCGGGCTGGTCGTGGCCGAGGTCGAACTGCCGTCGGTGGACGCGCCTTATCCGCGTCCGGCCTGGCTGGGTATCGAGGTGACGGAACTGTCGCGCTACTACAATGTGAACCTCGTCGACCGCCCTTATGCGCGCTGGTCGGCCCGGGAAAAGGAAGGGAAGGGAGACGCGTCATGCTGATCGTCGGACTGGGAGGCACGGAGCTGGCCGCGCACGAGCGCGAATGGCTCACCGCGCCGGGCGTCTCCGGCACCATCCTCTTTTCGCGCAATATCGCGTCGCGTGAGCAGGCCACGGCGCTCATCGCATCGGTGCGCGACGTGGCCGGCGAGGATTTCCTCGTCTGCGTCGACCAGGAAGGCGGCCGCGTGCAGCGCTTCCGCGAGGGATTCACCCGGTTGCCGCCGGTGGCCGCCATCGGCAGGCTGTACGACACCGATCCCGTGGAAGCGGTGAACCGCGCCGAGGAACACGCGTGGATCATGGCGAGCGAAATGCGCGCCATCGGCGTGGATTTCAGCTTCGCGCCCGTCGCGGACATCGACCGCGGCAGCCGCGCCATCGGCAACCGCGCCTTCCACGCCGATCCGGTCGTGGCGGCCGAGCTGGTCCAGGCTTACGTGCGCGGCATGCACCTCGGCGGCATGGCCGCCGTGCTGAAGCACTTCCCCGGACATGGCTCGGTCCTCGAGGACACGCACGAATCTGTCGCGATCGACCGGCGCGGCAGGGACGAGATCTTCCGCGACGACCTGCTGCCCTTCGTGGCCGGCATGGAGGCGCATGCCGAAGCCGTCATGGCGGCGCACGTGACCTATCCTGCCGTGGACGACCGGCCCGCCGGCTACTCGCGCGTCTGGATCGAGGAGATCCTGCGCGGGGAACTCGGCTTCCGCGGTTGCGTTTTCGGCGACGACATCAGCATGGCCGCGGCCGGCAGCGTCGGCGGCATCGCGGCGCGCGCCGCCGCCCACCTCGAGGCGGGCTGCGACCTCGTGCTCGCCTGTTTTCCCGAAGTCGTTCCCGAAGCGATCGCAGCGGTCGAGGGCCGCCGTCCGTCGCCGGCCGAGCGCATCGCCCCTCTCAAGGGCGCGATCGGCTCGACCTGGGAAGGCCTCGTCGACAACCCCCAGCGCGAGCGTTTCATTGCACGCGTGACCGCCCTGGAGCCTTGAGCCACTTATGACAGCCTCGCTCGAAGAAGCACTGAACAACGCGGATCTCCTGTTCAGCCGCGAACAGCTCGACATCGAAATCTCCCGCATGGGTCGCGAAATCGATCGCACCCTCGCCGGCGAGCGCCCCGTCTTCCTCACCGTGATGCATGGCGCGCTGGTCTTCGCCGGCCAGCTCGCGTTGTCGATCCGCACCGACCTCGAGTTCGACTACGTCCACGCCACGCGCTATCGCGGCCGGACCACCGGCAGCGACCTGCACTGGCTGCGCCGTCCGGAAGTGCCGCTGCAGGGCCGCACCGTGCTGCTGGTGGACGACATCCTCGACGAAGGCCACACCCTCAAGGCCGTGCGCGACGCCTGCTTCGGGATGGGCGCGAAGCGCGTGCTGCTGGCGGTGCTCTGCACCAAGCTGCATGGCCGCCGCGCGCACGGCATCGAGGCCGACTTCAATGGTGTCGACCTGCCGGACCGCTACGTGTTCGGCTTCGGCATGGACTACAACGAACAGGCCCGCAACCTGCCCGGCATCTACGCGCTGAAGGACTGAACCGGATGAGCATCGACCTCGCCGTCATCGGCGGCAGCGGCCTGTATGCCTTCGAAGGGCTGGAGGACAGCGAGCGGCATACCATCGGGACGCCGTTCGGCGCCGCCTCGGGCGACATCGTCACCGGCCGTTTCCGCGGCCGGCGGCTGGCCTTCCTGGCTCGCCATGGCGAGAGTCACACGGTGCCTCCGCATCGGGTGAACTACCGGGCCAACCTCTGGGCCTTGCACTCCCTCGGCGCGCGCCGGGTCGTGGCGGTCAATGCCGTCGGCGGGATCCGGGACGACATGGGGCCGCGCACCCTCGTTGTGCCGGACCAGATCGTCGACTACACGCACGGGCGTTACACGAGTTTCAACGACGTGGAGGGTGCGGAGGTCCGCCACATCGACTTCAGCGAGCCGTACACGGAGAGCCTGCGCCAGGCGATCCTTGCGGCGGCCCGGGCGGAAGGCCTGGCCATCGTCGACGGCGGTGTCCACGGGGTGACCCAGGGTCCCCGTCTGGAGACCCGTGCCGAAATTGCGCGTATGAAACGGGACGGCTGCGACCTGGTCGGCATGACGGGCATGCCCGAGGCGGTGCTCGCCCGCGAGCTGGATCTGGAGTTCGCCTGCCTTGCCCTGGTGGCGAATTTCGCGGCGGGAGCGGGGAATGAAGCCGAAATCAGCATCGAGGAAATCTTCGCCCACCTGGCCGCGGCCACCGCGAACGTGCCGCCGATCCTTGGCCGGATGCTGGCCGCGGGGTGACATCGGAAAGAGTCGCAGTTGCGCTTTGCCCGGAAACATGATGATACTTCCGCTGCGCCGCGGGGGCAGGCCAAGGGGATCCATGGGGAACGCCTCGCCATCCGGGTGCTTCCAGTCCATGTCCAGAGGTTTCCGCAATGCGTTTCGGTACGGTCAAGTGGTTCAACGACGCCAAGGGTTTCGGTTTCATCGCGCCCGAGGACGGTGGGGAGGACGTGTTCGTCCACTTTTCTGCGATCAATTCCAAGGGGTTCCGTAGTCTCCAGGAAGGCCAGCGTGTGAAGTTCGAAGTGACCCAGGGCCCGAAGGGCGCCCAGGCGTCGGGCGTCGAAGTCGCCGCCTGACCGCTTCCGCTTCGCTGGTTCGAAAAACCCCGCGCATTGGCGCGGGGTTTTTTTTTGCGGGCGCCGACCACCATACCTTCTGTCGCGGACGTACGGCGCTCAACGATGCGTTCCTATGGCATCGATCCGCTGCGCGCACGACGCTGCATCCATGCGACACGACGCCGGTTCCTCCCTCATCGAATCCCTGGCTGCCCTGGCGGTCTTCGCCATCGGTTCCGCATGCCATGGCGCGTGGACCCTGCAATCGATGGCCACCCATGCGCGGGCATCGCGCCTCATCGCCGCCACCACGATCGCGGTAAGCCTGGAAGCCCGCATGCGCGCCAATCCCGCGGGCGTTCTCGCCGGCGACTATGGGGAAGGTAACGCGAGCCGTGGTCGCTGCGCGGAAGGATGCGATGCACGCCGTCAGGCCTCCCATGACCTCGCCTCGTTTCGCGCGCTCCTGACTCGGCGCATCGGGCCGGCGGCATCGGGACACGTGGCATGCGCGGAGAACGGGGAATGCGCCATCGCCATCGCCTGGATGGAGCATGAAATCCTGCGCTGGGTGTTTCGGCCATGAGCGCGAAAGGCGCCACGCTTATCGAGCTGGTCGTGGGGCTCGCCGTGGCATCGATGATCGCGACGATCGCGCTTGCCTTCCTTTCCCTGGCCGGTATCGCCGCGTCGAGACAGCTGGTTGCGGCACGCGAGGAAGACGCGGCATGGCTCGCGCTGGCCGCCATCGCGCGCGACCTTCGTCTATCGGCAACGTGGTCGGGATGCATCGGGAAACCCACATGCACGGTAAAGAGCGCGCATGGTGCCGCGTCGGTACTGTGGCTCGGCCACGCGATATGGTTCGCGGAAGATGGCCTGAAGCGTTGCCCGAGGGCGAATAAGACGATCGGCCAGTGCGAGGGTTACCTCCGCGGAATCGCCCAGGTGGAGTTCTTCGGCTACGTGCCGACGCCCGGCGGCGGTGTCCGGCGAGAGTCGCTCACGGAGAGGAACGGCATGGCCGCAAGGGCGATCGACGTCGTCCTTTGGACGAGCGATGGCCGCCGGTATGCAAGGACCACGGCGAGGTCCGCGCATGCACCGTGAACGTGGTGCCATTCTCGTCCTGGTGCTGGCCGTGCTTGCGATGCTCGCGGTCCTCGGCGCCTCGCTGTCCCGTTCGGCCATGTCGCGCCTGTTGGCCGCCCGCGATTTCCTGCGGGCCGAGTCGGAGGCTTGCGCGAAGCGTGACCGCGAAGGTGGCAGGCACGGCGGCGAGCGTGCGACCATCGGGGACGGCGCGGCAGGCGCGTCGTCGAATGAGGGGACTCATGGACCGCAGACGTTTTCTCCAGGGGGCGACCGTCGCTTCGGGTGTGGCATTGACGGCCAAGGGCATCGCCACGGCGGCACCCCGCGCTAGCGCCCCGGGCGGCGTGATCCCGCGCGTGTGTTCCACCTGGGACTTCGGCGTGGCGGCGAACCAGGCGGCGTGGAAGGTGCTTTCCTCCGGCGGCCGCGCGCTCGACGCCGTGGAGCAGGGCGCCCGTGTCCCCGAAGCCGATCTGCGCAACCATAGCGTCGGCCGTGCGGGTTATCCCGACCGGGACGGCAAGGTCACGCTGGACGCCAGCATCATGGATGAGCACGGCAACTGCGGCGCCGTCGCGGCGATCGAGCACATCGCGCATCCGATCTCCGTCGCGCGGCGGGTCATGGAGCGGACCCCGCATGTACTCCTGGTCGGCGACGGCGCCTTGCAGTTCGCGATGGAGCAGGGATTCCCGCGCGAGGAACTGCTGACCCCCGAGTCGGAGAAGGCCTGGCACGAGTGGTTGAAGACGGCGAAGTACAAGCCGGTGGCCAACAGCGAGGTCAAGAGCTACAACGCCGGTCCGGGCGGCACGCCGGGCGATGCCAGCAACCACGACACCATCGGCATGCTGGCGATCGACGCAAAGGGCAACCTGTCCGGCGCATGCACCACCAGCGGCATGGCGTGGAAGCTGCACGGCCGTGTGGGCGACAGCCCGCTGATCGGCGCCGGCCTCTACGTCGACAACGATGTCGGTGGCGCGACGTCGACGGGCGTGGGCGAGGAGGTGATCCGCAACGTGGGCAGCTTCCTGGTCGTGGAGCTCATGCGCCAGGGCCGCTCGCCGGAAGATGCCTGCCGCGAGGCGGTGGAGCGCATCCTGCGCCGCAAACCGAACGCAAAGGATCTCCAGGTAGGCTTCCTCGCGATGGACAAGAAGGGCAACGTCGGTGCCTGGGCGATCCAGAAGGGTTTCTCGTACGCGATCTGCGACGCACACAAGCAGGACACGCTGATCCCTGGCAAGAGCACCTACTGACATGGCCTTGCTGGAAGTCGCGGCCAACTCGGCGGTATCGGCGTTCGCGGCGCAAGAGGGTGGTGCGGGGCGCGTCGAACTCTGTGCGAGCCTGGAGGAGGGCGGCATCACGCCCTCCCACGGCACCATCGCGCTGGCGCGGGAAGGCCTTTCGATTCCCCTCTACGTGCTCATTCGTCCCCGGGCAGGCGACTTCCTCTACGAGAACGCCGAGATCGAGGCGATGCTCGACGATATCGCGCACTGCCGCGAGCTGGGTTGCGACGGCGTCGTTGTCGGCGCGCTGACCGCCGAAGGCGAGGTGGACCGGGAGGCCTGCGCGATGTTCCTGCGCGCGGCGGAAGGCATGGGCGCGACCTTCCATCGCGCGTTCGATCTCGTGCCGGATCGGCACGAGGCGCTCGAGACCCTGATCGAACTCGGCTTCGAGCGGGTGCTCACTTCCGGCGGCATGCCCAGCGCGGTGGCCGGCGCGGCGTCCATTGCGCGGCTGGTATCCCAGGCCGGCGGCCGCATCGTCGTGATGCCCGGCGCCGGCATCGAGCCCGGCAACATCGTGGCCTTGCGCGAGGCGACCCGGGCGCGCGAATTTCACGCGTCCGCGAAACGCCGCCTGCCATCGGCCATGCGGCGCTTGCCCGGCGATGCCCTCGGTATGGGCGCGGGCGAGACACGTACGGACCTGGAAACGGTCCGGGCGCTGGCCTCGGCCCTGGCCTGAGGGAACCGTGGGAGCCGCTTCGGCGGCGATCCTACGGCAGCGGGCACGCTTACTGCGAGCACCCATCGCCGCTGAAGCGGCTCCCACAAGAACCACGCACGAATCAGCATAGCGGCAGCAGTCCCGCCGGGGTAACGGCCACGATGCGTCGCCCCGCTCTCGGCATCACGTCATGCAACCCCGTGAGCGTGCCGAAGGCCGGGAGCATGCCCACGTCGCGGTCGAAGACGAAGGCGGGCAGGCGATGCCGGCGCCAGCCGTCGCGCAGCGAGACGCCGGGATGCACGTGTCCTGCGAGCGTGTATCCCTCCGCATGCGCCTCCGGATGGTGCGAGAACACGAACGGTGGGACGGATACGTGACCGGGGTGGACGTCCATACCCAGTGAGGCGACGTCGAAGTGGCGGTCATGGTTGCCGGCGATCAGCGCCATCGCGATGGCGGCATGTCCCTGGCGCCAGGTGCGCACGCGTTCCACCCAGCCGCTGCGTTCCGTGGCGGCGCCATGCACGAGGTCGCCGAGGACGACCACGCGCTCCGGCGCGAATTCGGCCACGAGCATGTCGAGGCGTGCCAGGTCGTCTTCGGTGTCGCCGCTGGGAACCGCGATACCGGCGCGGCGGAAGACGGCGCCCTTGCCGAAGTGGACGTCGGAAACGAGCAGCGTCCGGCGTGCCGCCCAATGGATGGCGCGCTGCGCGTGAAGGGTCAGCCGTTCGCCGGCCACCTCGATGTGGTGGATCATCATGCGTCGGCTCCCGCTTCGAGCGTCGCGAGCATGCGCTCGACGCGGGTTTTCCAGTCGTCCCCGGCGATGCCTCCGCGCAGCCGTTCGACCCACAACGGAAACGCGAGGGGGCTGAGCCGCCGGGTCTCGCGCCAGAGCAGGCGCGAACGCGACACGCGCAGCAGGCAGGCGCGGAGGCGCGAATAGTCGAGCTGCCGGTCGAGCACTTCGCGCTCCGCCTGCCAGAGCAGCGGATGGGAAGGATCGTGCCGGCGCAGCACGTCGAAAAGGAGACCGCTGGACGCCTGCAGCTGACGAAGCGTCTTTCCGTGCGCCGGATAACCGTTGAAGACGAGACCGGCCACGCGCGCGATCTCCCGGAACTGCCGTCGCGCGAGTTCCGAAAGGTTGACGCTGGCGCGGATGTCGGCGCGCAGCCCCCATGGGTGCAGCAGCCGGCGCATCGTCGCCGCGTCGAGCGGCGGCATGCGCGCGGCCGTGAGGGTCAAGCCGTAATCGTTCACGGCATAGCCGTAATCGCCGGGCCGGAGGCGTGCCAACCGATAGGCGAGCACGGCAGCCAGTCCTTCGTGAGCCAGCCGTCCCGCGAACGGAAAGACGAACAGGTAATCGCCTTCGCGGGTGCGCGTGCGTTCGCAGAGCGTTTCGTCGATGCCCGGAATGGACGACTGCCTTCGTTGCACGTCGAGCAGGGGCGCCAGGGCACGCATTTCGGCCGAGTCCTTGCCCCGTCCCGCGAGCGTGTCGCGCAGCTCGTCGGAAAGCTCGCCCGAGAGGGGAAGCCGTCCTCCCATCCAGCGCGGCACGCCGCCGCGCCGGTTCGGTGCGGCCCGGACGTAGGCGGTCATGTCGCGCACGCGGACCAGTTCCAGGTGCCGCCCGGCGAAGAGGAAACGGTCGCCGGGGCGCAACCGGGACAGGAACTGTTCCTCGACGGAGCCGAGCTTCGGCCCCTTCATGTAGCGCACCTGCAGGCTTCCGTCGGACGTGATGGTGCCGATGGAGAGACGGTGCATGCGCGCGATGCGTCCGCTGTCGACCTGGTAGCGCCCATCGGCTTCGACGAGCTTGCGGTACTCGGGATAGTTGGCAAGCGCGGAGCCGCCGGTCCGCAGATAGGCGAGCACCGCGTCGAAGCGCTCGCGCGGCAGGTTCGCATAGGCGAGCGACGACGTGACCTCGGCATACGCCTCGTCGGCGGTGAAACCGCCACCCAGCGCCATGGTCAACAGGTGTTGCGCGAGGACGTCCAGGCAGCCCCGCATGGGCCTGCGCGGTTCGAGGTGGCCTTCGGCCAACGCCTGCCGCGCCGCGGCGATCTCCGCCAATTCCAGCAGGTGGGTAGGCACACACAGGATGCGCGACGCCACGCCCGGCCGGTGCCCGCTGCGCCCGGCACGTTGCAGCAGGCGCGCCACGCTCTTGGGGCTGCCGATCTGGATCACGCGTTCCACGCTGGCGAAATCCACGCCGAGGTCCAGGCTGGAGGTGGCGACCACGCAGCGCAGCGCTCCCACGCGAAGGCCTTCCTCCGCGGCGAAGCGCAGCTTCGGATCGATGGAGCCATGGTGCAGCGCGAGGGTCTCCGGCGATTCGGGCCAGACCGACGACAAGGCCTCGTGCCAGAGTTCCGCCTGCGAACGGGTATTGGCGAAGACGAGGCTGCTGCGTGCGCCGAGCACCGCCTCGAGTACGCGGGGCAACTGGGAAAGGCCGAGGTGGCCTGCCCAGGGAAAGCGTTCGCCGTTCCCGGGGACGGCGGTTTCGATCACGGTCTTCTTTCTTGTCCGCGCCCCGATCAGCACGCCGTCGTTCGCCAGCGCGCGCAGGGCTTCGTCGAGGTTGCCCAGCGTGGCGGACAGTCCCCATGTGCGCAGGTCTGGCAGCCAGTGGCGCAGGCGGGCGAGCCCTAGCTGCAGCAGGGTGCCTCGCTTGTTGCCGACGAGTTCGTGCCACTCGTCGACGACGATGCCGCGCAGTGCCGCGAAGCGCTCCCTTGCGTCCGGATAGCTGAGCAGCAAGGCGAGGCTCTCCGGCGTGGTCACGAGCAGTTCGCATGCACCGCGACGCAACCGGGCGCGCTCGGCGCTGCCGCTGTCGCCGGTACGGCGCAACACGCGCCAGGGCAGGTCCATCGCTTCCACGGCGGTGGCGAGGTGTTGGGCCGTGTCCGTCGCCAGCGAACGCAGCGGGGTGATCCATAGCAGCTGCAGGCCGGTGCGGGGACGCAGCACGGCATCGATGAGCGGGCCGCCCGCGGCGGCCAGTGTCTTGCCCGTGCCGGTCGGCGCATGGATGAGACCGTTGCGACCCTCGTGCCATGCGCGCCATGCCGCGCGCTGGAACGGCGCGGCATGGCGCTCCTGCGCGGCGAACCACGCCAGCAGGCGGGCTTCAGCCCGACGCCAGGCGGCGGAGGTCGTCGAGCTTGTCGGCATCGCGTATGGCGAGGTCGGTGCGCCAGCGCAGGATGCGCGGGAAGCGCACCGCCACGCCGGCCTTGTGACGGCCGGAGGCCTGGATCGCCTCGAAGGCGAGTTCGAAGACGTGCGTGGGTTCGACCGAACGGACGGGACCGAAGCGATCGACGGTGTGCGCGCGGATCCAGCGGTCGAGGCGATCGATCTCGCTGTCGTCGAGGCCGGAATACGCTTTCGCGACGGGCACCAGCGCGTCGCCTTCCCACACGCCGAAGGTGTAATCGGTGAACAGGCCGGAGCGACGGCCATGGCCCGGCTGCGCATAGAGCAGCACCGCGTCGATGGTGTACGGATCGACTTTCCACTTCCACCAGTCGCCGCGTTTGCGGCCGACACGATAGGGGGAGTCGAGGCGCTTCAGCATGAGGCCTTCGGTACGCCGTTCGCGCGATTCGCCGCGCACGGAGGCCAGC
Coding sequences:
- a CDS encoding copper homeostasis protein CutC translates to MALLEVAANSAVSAFAAQEGGAGRVELCASLEEGGITPSHGTIALAREGLSIPLYVLIRPRAGDFLYENAEIEAMLDDIAHCRELGCDGVVVGALTAEGEVDREACAMFLRAAEGMGATFHRAFDLVPDRHEALETLIELGFERVLTSGGMPSAVAGAASIARLVSQAGGRIVVMPGAGIEPGNIVALREATRAREFHASAKRRLPSAMRRLPGDALGMGAGETRTDLETVRALASALA
- the pdeM gene encoding ligase-associated DNA damage response endonuclease PdeM; its protein translation is MMIHHIEVAGERLTLHAQRAIHWAARRTLLVSDVHFGKGAVFRRAGIAVPSGDTEDDLARLDMLVAEFAPERVVVLGDLVHGAATERSGWVERVRTWRQGHAAIAMALIAGNHDRHFDVASLGMDVHPGHVSVPPFVFSHHPEAHAEGYTLAGHVHPGVSLRDGWRRHRLPAFVFDRDVGMLPAFGTLTGLHDVMPRAGRRIVAVTPAGLLPLC
- a CDS encoding ligase-associated DNA damage response DEXH box helicase, which codes for MPTSSTTSAAWRRAEARLLAWFAAQERHAAPFQRAAWRAWHEGRNGLIHAPTGTGKTLAAAGGPLIDAVLRPRTGLQLLWITPLRSLATDTAQHLATAVEAMDLPWRVLRRTGDSGSAERARLRRGACELLVTTPESLALLLSYPDARERFAALRGIVVDEWHELVGNKRGTLLQLGLARLRHWLPDLRTWGLSATLGNLDEALRALANDGVLIGARTRKKTVIETAVPGNGERFPWAGHLGLSQLPRVLEAVLGARSSLVFANTRSQAELWHEALSSVWPESPETLALHHGSIDPKLRFAAEEGLRVGALRCVVATSSLDLGVDFASVERVIQIGSPKSVARLLQRAGRSGHRPGVASRILCVPTHLLELAEIAAARQALAEGHLEPRRPMRGCLDVLAQHLLTMALGGGFTADEAYAEVTSSLAYANLPRERFDAVLAYLRTGGSALANYPEYRKLVEADGRYQVDSGRIARMHRLSIGTITSDGSLQVRYMKGPKLGSVEEQFLSRLRPGDRFLFAGRHLELVRVRDMTAYVRAAPNRRGGVPRWMGGRLPLSGELSDELRDTLAGRGKDSAEMRALAPLLDVQRRQSSIPGIDETLCERTRTREGDYLFVFPFAGRLAHEGLAAVLAYRLARLRPGDYGYAVNDYGLTLTAARMPPLDAATMRRLLHPWGLRADIRASVNLSELARRQFREIARVAGLVFNGYPAHGKTLRQLQASSGLLFDVLRRHDPSHPLLWQAEREVLDRQLDYSRLRACLLRVSRSRLLWRETRRLSPLAFPLWVERLRGGIAGDDWKTRVERMLATLEAGADA